The sequence below is a genomic window from Aureispira sp. CCB-E.
TATGCTTGCCAATTGTTGACATAGAATGACTTATGGTTGTTGATCGTTATTTTTACTTGATTACCTCCTTCCTCAATAGTTGTGCCGACCAAAACAAAATCCAATAAAATTTTATCTCCTTTTTGGTAAGTACCCATTGGTGCATTATAAACAATATTTGCATTCAAAAGGTTTTTACTGAGATAAAGTTCCCCTTTTCTTATGCCTATCTCCTTCGCCATGATTGCTTTAGGTGTTTTAATAGATTCGTAAAACGATCGAGCGATAAAAGCAGTTAATCTATACTTGCCATCGGGGAGAGGAAAGTCAAATATATTATTGTTGGTAATGTGATGTTGTTGATTGTCAATACAAATATGTAAATGATTTCCTTTGTTAGTTTTGGGATATGATTTGGGGCGACTTATTGTTAGGGGAGTCATCCCTCCCAAACGAAGGTTTACAGGACGGAACATCATCTGATTTTGAGTGTAGGTATAATTTTGCAATACGACATCATCATACAAAATAGATGAATCTAGGGGAGGGCAAGGCACTAATTGGATTGATTGAAGATCGGTAAGGGGATCTTCTGTTTGTGTATTGGAGGTGCAAGAACTAAAAATGCTACTTCCGAAAAGGATAACGCTAAAAAAGTATAAAAATTGCCTAGAATTAGTGTTGAACATATTGGTAAATATTGAAAAATATGAGAAGTTTTGTTGTTTTGTGACTAGGATTTTTTATTTTTATTAACAATACTAGAAAAAAACTTTAACATTTGTAAAACAATTATCGTGTGTGCAAATGTATAAGCTACAATCCTTTATTCCAAGAAGAATAAAGTATATAACAGGGTAAAGGGAATTAATTGCAATGAAATAGGGAAAATATTTTGAAAAAGCATACATTAGCGCTTAATAAAATGTTAAGGTTCTTTTAACAAAGGAAATCTATAGGAAGTACTTTTTGATGTGACAAAATGTAGTTTTGGAAAGCAGAAATACGAGAAATAAAGGTTTTTTTGTTAAAAGTTCTAAACTAAAATGTAAGTTTACTTACTTTCTGTAAATAAAAACTGTATATTTACCCAAAGTTATTTATAGCGGTATAAATCTTATTATTGAATTAATTTACGGTATTCGTACTTAAAAACTCCTCTTAGACGATGAAAATTTTAACGAGTGTATGCCTGCTTTTTATAGTAGGTTTTTGTACATCCAGTAGCCAAGCTCAAGACGTTCGTTTTACGATGTTTGACATGGCTCCACTAGAGCTAAATCCTGCACATACAGGATATTATGCAGGTACTTTTAGAATAGGTGGTATATATAGAACTCAATGGGCAGGATTGTCTATTTCTCAAGCTCCATCTATTGATAATACTTCCTCAAGCTTTTCAGGATTCCAAACGCCATCTGCTTATATTGACGTTCCTTTTGCTATTCGTAATAAAAAAGGCAAGCCACTTAGAAATTGGGCAGGTGTTGGTATTTCTTTTTATTATGATGCCGTAGGAAACCTTTCTAACTTAGCTGCTAGTTTGTCTTTGTCTTATCACTTGGGCTTGGGCAAAAAAGGAAATACAATCTTATCTTTTGCTGCCAAAGGTGGTATCTTACAACGTAGACTTTCTGGAGATTTTACATTTGAAGATCAGTTGGTTAATGGTGGTAATGCTACGACTGACCCATTGGGCATGTCTTTAGGAAATGCTACTAAAACATTGCCTGATTTTTCTGGTGGTTTGATGTTGAGCCATAGAGGTAGACGTTTTGGTTTTGAGGCAGGAGTGTCTTTGAATCATTTTACGAATCCTAATTATAGCTTTATGACACCTCAAACAAATGAGGATGGTGAAGCAAGATTACCAATGACTACTATTTCTAATTTGATTTTTAGAATTGCATTAACTAAAAAAGGTAACTTGTTCTTGAAACCTTTGTTCTTCTTCCAAAATACAATCAATACAACTGGTCAAGGAGAAGGTTTGAGCGCATTTGAATTCAACGGGCAGTTATTGTTAGGGATTCACTTCAACGATATGCAAGATATTACATTATATTTGGGAGGTGGTTACCGTGCTAGTGGTGATGCTGTTGCTCGTATAGGTTTAGATATTAAAGGACTAAAATTTGGTTTTGCATATGATATCAATACAGCTGCACAAGGTTTGAACTATCAAGCATTTAGTAATAATAACAGAGGTATGGCATTTGAAGTAGCATTGTCTTATGTTGCTAAAATTTACAAAGTACCTGTTATTGATGATATCTTATTCTGTCCTCGTTTTTAATAATAACTCCAATAAGAGATTAGAAATCTACTCTTGAAGATTTCTAATCTTGTTTTATTATAAAATAGTATAGTAATCCACAACTTAATCTAAACTTATTTCGAATAATGAAACTTAATAATATATTAGTAATTATTGCTTTACTATTTGTTGGTCAAGCTGCATTTGCTCAACCAACAAATAATAACTTAACCTCCGAAATGAAGGAAAATATCGGAGATGAAGAACGCAATAAAAAGAATACCTACACTGCTTTAGAATGGTATATACGTGCTTATGAAGCAGATAACAATGATGGTGCTGCTATTTACAAAATAGCTTCCACCAATGAAATGTTGAGAGACTACAAAGCTGCTGCTGAATGGTACCAAAAATTAGTTGCTCTAAATAAAAAAGATGAATTTCCATTGAGTCGTTATGAGCATGCTGTTGTTATGAAAATGACAGGAGATTATGACAACTGTATTCCAGAGTTTGAAGCCTTTATCAAAGAGTATCCATCAGATGCGCCAAAGGCAGATTACTACAAAAAAATGGCTCAAATCCACATCGATGGTGCTAAATGGGCTAAAAATAACATGGAACCAACAGAGGAATTAATTATTGAAAATGCTGGTCCTAACGTTAACTCTTTGTCTACAGAAGGTGGGGCTTTCCCATTGGGACGTGATGAAATTATCTATGCTTCTTTGCGTGCAGATACAATTATTGTAAAAGAAGAAGGTGAGGATTATGAGCATGCTAAAATTTATATCGCTAAATCAGAAGGCGATGGCAAATGGGGAGAAGCAAAAGAATTTAATGCTGATGTTCTTCAAAAAGAAGGATTGCATGTTGTTGAACCAGCTTTTAACGATGATCAAACTAAGTTTTATTTTGTACGTGCTGAGTTGATTGGTAATCAATTGGAAAACAGCCGTATCTATGTAGCTGATTATGCAGATGGTACTGTTAGCAACCCTAAATTGCTAGATTTTAACTCTAGTTCTTACTCTTGTCAAGATCCTGCTTTTGCAACATGGGATGGAAAAGATTACTTGTTGTTTACTTCTAACATGGAAGGTGGTAAAGGTGGTATGGATATCTGGTATGCTGAGATCAATGAAGATGGTACGACTAAAGAGCCATTAAACTTGGAAGCAGTTAATACAATTGGAGATGATTTAACACCGTTCTTTGACGAAAGAAACAATACATTGTACTTTAGTTCAGATGGACACCCTGGTTTTGGTGGATGGGATATTTTCCGTACAGAGCGTGCTGCTGATGGTTCTATGGGAAAAGTTGTTAACATGGGTGCTGGTTTTAATACTTATGTAGATGACTTTAGTTTTACAGTGAACAAAGTAGGAAAAGATGATTGTTATGCTTATATCTTGTCTAACCGTCCTGGTACTATGTCCATGAAAAGCGAAACTTGTTGTGATGATATTTTCTCTGTAATTATGCCAGAGCGTTGTGATATTATTATGGATGTTGCGGTAATGGATGAAGCAACAGGAGAGCCAATGATTGGTGCAACTGTTCAGTTGATTGATAAAGAAACTGGTAAAGTTGTAGATGAGCAAAGTAATACAGAAGGAAACGATTATACGTTTAGCCTTGATATGGGGAAAAAGTATGATATCGTCGCTAAAAAAGATGGCGTAGAGGGTAGCAAAGAAAGTGTTGATGCGACTAAAGAAGCATTGACTGCTGCAGGTCTAGATATTACTAAACCAATGGAGATTACTAAAGAAGTTAAAATCAAAGAACTTGGTTTGATGGTTCAAGCATTTGACAAGAAAACCAATGCTGCTTTAGATGGCGTTACCGTAATTATTTACGAAGCTTCTTCTGGTAAAGAAGTAAAACAATTGACAAAAGGAACAGGAAATGAATTTGCTTTCGTTGTGCCAAGAGATAAAGATTACAAAATTTTTGCAAATCGTGAAGGTTATATTGCTGACACAAGAGTTGTAGCGCAAAAAGATTTGGGAATGGTACAAAAAATGTATTTGACGCCTCCTCCTGTATTCTACAATGTTTATTTCTCTTTCAATAAATCAAATATCCGTCAAGGTGCTGCTGATACTTTGGATATGGTATTGGCTACTTTAAAAGACAATCCTGAAATGATCGTTGAAGTAAGAGGTCATACAGATGCTTTGGGATCTGATCAATACAATATCAGCTTGTCTGACAGACGTTCTAATGCGACAATTGCTTACTTGGTTAAAAAAGGAATTGACAAAAACCGTTTGCAACCAAAAGCTTTAGGTGAACAACAACCTGCTGCTGATAATACTAAAACAGATGGTTCTGATAATCCTGAAGGACGTGCACTTAACCGTCGTGTAGAATTCAAAATTGTGAATGGAACATTGGGCATCAACGGAGCCCCTGAAAAAAAAAACTAACGGCTAATACAACCGTAGTTAGTACAACGACTTCTCCTTCTAATAATCCTGGAGATAAGCCAAGAACTACTTTGGCTTTTGACGAACCAGTTATGAAGATCGGACCTGTGAAATTTGGTGATGTAGAAGAATACACTGTTGAATTTACGAATACTGGAAAAAATGATTTTAAAGTATTTCACTTAGAAGGTGGTTGTATTTGTACAGAGCCAATTGATTGGTCAAGAGGAGCAATCAAACCAGGAGAAAAAGGGTTTGTGAAATTCAAATTTGATTCTTCACAAGCTAAAGTTGATCCAGCATACTCGTCAAGTTTGAATATCTATGGAAATGTTCCTGATGATATGATTATTTACGATATTGAAGCAAACGTTACCAAATAACGTTGATATACTCTTTAAAAAACCATCTTAAATTTATTTAAGATGGTTTTTTTTTGTTTACATTTATAGCTTCCTTTTTGTGTTACTCTATATAGAAAATGATTGATTCGGACTAAGAATAAGACTATTTTATCTATCTTGCCTCAACTTGTTAGTTCATTGTATTTAGTTTGTTTTGATCGCTGATTTAGTGGACTATTAATTCAAGTTATTTGCTAAAAAAATTGGAATATTATAATTAGAATGGACGAAAACGAGAATTATTTAAAAGCAGGGGTTTATACCAATAGTGATCATCCTACTGTTGTTGCATATGCACAAGAGAAAGTAAGTGGAATAACGAATGCAAAAGATCAAGTCATTGCATTGTATTATGCTATTAGAGATGGATTTAAATATTCGCCTTATCACATTGTTTTAAAGCCCTATGCCCTAAAGGCTAGTCATTTGTTAACCAAAGATTATGGTCATTGCATTGAAAAGTCAAATTTATTTGTGGCGTGTGTGCGTTCGTTAGGAATTCCTAGCCGATTGGCTTATGGCGATGTAAGAAATCATTTAGGAACCGCTAATTTAGAGGAGCGCCTAAAAACAGATGTTTTGGTGTTTCATGGATACGCAGAAGTGTTTTTGAATAATAGATGGATCAAAGCTACGCCTGTATTTAATACAGAATTATGTGACAAATTGGGGGTGGAACCATTAGATTTTGATGGTGAGCAAGATGCTGTTTTTCAAGAGTCAGATAAAGAAGGCAATCCTTTTATGGAGTATGTTGCAGATCATGGAGTGTTTGCAGACGTTCCTTTGGAGAAAATTTAT
It includes:
- a CDS encoding PorP/SprF family type IX secretion system membrane protein; protein product: MKILTSVCLLFIVGFCTSSSQAQDVRFTMFDMAPLELNPAHTGYYAGTFRIGGIYRTQWAGLSISQAPSIDNTSSSFSGFQTPSAYIDVPFAIRNKKGKPLRNWAGVGISFYYDAVGNLSNLAASLSLSYHLGLGKKGNTILSFAAKGGILQRRLSGDFTFEDQLVNGGNATTDPLGMSLGNATKTLPDFSGGLMLSHRGRRFGFEAGVSLNHFTNPNYSFMTPQTNEDGEARLPMTTISNLIFRIALTKKGNLFLKPLFFFQNTINTTGQGEGLSAFEFNGQLLLGIHFNDMQDITLYLGGGYRASGDAVARIGLDIKGLKFGFAYDINTAAQGLNYQAFSNNNRGMAFEVALSYVAKIYKVPVIDDILFCPRF
- a CDS encoding OmpA family protein, encoding MKLNNILVIIALLFVGQAAFAQPTNNNLTSEMKENIGDEERNKKNTYTALEWYIRAYEADNNDGAAIYKIASTNEMLRDYKAAAEWYQKLVALNKKDEFPLSRYEHAVVMKMTGDYDNCIPEFEAFIKEYPSDAPKADYYKKMAQIHIDGAKWAKNNMEPTEELIIENAGPNVNSLSTEGGAFPLGRDEIIYASLRADTIIVKEEGEDYEHAKIYIAKSEGDGKWGEAKEFNADVLQKEGLHVVEPAFNDDQTKFYFVRAELIGNQLENSRIYVADYADGTVSNPKLLDFNSSSYSCQDPAFATWDGKDYLLFTSNMEGGKGGMDIWYAEINEDGTTKEPLNLEAVNTIGDDLTPFFDERNNTLYFSSDGHPGFGGWDIFRTERAADGSMGKVVNMGAGFNTYVDDFSFTVNKVGKDDCYAYILSNRPGTMSMKSETCCDDIFSVIMPERCDIIMDVAVMDEATGEPMIGATVQLIDKETGKVVDEQSNTEGNDYTFSLDMGKKYDIVAKKDGVEGSKESVDATKEALTAAGLDITKPMEITKEVKIKELGLMVQAFDKKTNAALDGVTVIIYEASSGKEVKQLTKGTGNEFAFVVPRDKDYKIFANREGYIADTRVVAQKDLGMVQKMYLTPPPVFYNVYFSFNKSNIRQGAADTLDMVLATLKDNPEMIVEVRGHTDALGSDQYNISLSDRRSNATIAYLVKKGIDKNRLQPKALGEQQPAADNTKTDGSDNPEGRALNRRVEFKIVNGTLGINGAPEKKN
- a CDS encoding DUF1573 domain-containing protein, translating into MAFDEPVMKIGPVKFGDVEEYTVEFTNTGKNDFKVFHLEGGCICTEPIDWSRGAIKPGEKGFVKFKFDSSQAKVDPAYSSSLNIYGNVPDDMIIYDIEANVTK
- a CDS encoding transglutaminase family protein; translated protein: MDENENYLKAGVYTNSDHPTVVAYAQEKVSGITNAKDQVIALYYAIRDGFKYSPYHIVLKPYALKASHLLTKDYGHCIEKSNLFVACVRSLGIPSRLAYGDVRNHLGTANLEERLKTDVLVFHGYAEVFLNNRWIKATPVFNTELCDKLGVEPLDFDGEQDAVFQESDKEGNPFMEYVADHGVFADVPLEKIYLRMKAHYPHLFKEEIRNSKFIFEFDEA